The following are encoded in a window of Chionomys nivalis chromosome X, mChiNiv1.1, whole genome shotgun sequence genomic DNA:
- the Nap1l2 gene encoding nucleosome assembly protein 1-like 2: MAESADHKELSESNQEELGSQVMAEGQGECQDRSEGASAEHGEGGERGEESAAAGVGEEGKGDEAAAGSGEGAGKCGDADENSDDADRPKGLIGYLLDTDFVESLPVKVKYRVLALKKLQTRAAHLESKFLREFHDIERKFAEMYQPLLEKRRQIINAVYEPTEEECAYKSDCEDYFEEAMDEEEETNGNEEGMVHEYVDEDDGYEDCYYDYDDDDEEEEEDESTGATGGEENNEEDPKGIPDFWLTVLKNVEALTPLIKKYDEPILKLLTDIKVKLSEPGEPLSFTLEFHFKPNEYFKNVLLTKTYVLKSKLACYDPHPYRGTAIEYATGCDIDWNEGKNVTLRTVKKKQRHRIWGTVRTVTEDFPKDSFFNFFSPHGINLNGGDENDDFLLGHNLRTYIIPRSVLFFSGDALESQQEGVVREVNDEIYDKIIYDDWMAAIEEVKACCKNLEALVEDIDR, translated from the coding sequence ATGGCCGAGTCAGCCGATCATAAGGAACTGTCTGAATCCAACCAGGAAGAGCTTGGTAGCCAGGTAATGGCGGAGGGGCAGGGGGAATGTCAGGACCGCAGTGAAGGTGCCTCTGCTGAGCATGGAGAAGGCGGGGAACGCGGTGAAGAATCCGCTGCTGCTGGAGTCGGGGAAGAGGGAAAAGGTGACGAAGCTGCTGCAGGGTCCGGGGAAGGTGCGGGGAAATGCGGGGATGCTGATGAGAACTCTGACGACGCAGATCGTCCAAAAGGACTTATCGGTTATCTTTTAGATACCGATTTTGTTGAAAGTCTCCCGGTGAAAGTTAAGTACCGTGTGTTAGCTCTTAAAAAGCTTCAAACAAGAGCTGCCCATTTGGAATCCAAATTCCTGAGGGAATTTCATGACATTGAAAGGAAGTTCGCTGAAATGTATCAACCTTTACTGGAAAAAAGACGTCAGATCATCAATGCAGTCTATGAACCCACAGAAGAGGAATGTGCATATAAATCAGACTGTGAGGACTATTTTGAGGAGGCGatggatgaggaggaagagactAACGGCAATGAAGAGGGCATGGTGCATGAATATGTGGATGAAGATGACGGTTATGAGGACTGTTATTATGATTATGATGACGAcgacgaggaagaggaggaagatgagagcACTGGGGCCACCGGAGGAGAAGAGAACAACGAAGAGGATCCTAAGGGGATTCCGGACTTTTGGTTGACTGTTTTAAAAAACGTTGAAGCACTCACTCCTTTGATTAAGAAGTATGACGAGCCTATTCTGAAGCTGCTGACAGATATTAAAGTGAAGCTTTCGGAACCCGGGGAGCCGCTCAGCTTCACACTCGAATTTCACTTCAAACCCAATGAATATTTCAAGAATGTGCTGTTGACAAAGACTTATGTCCTTAAGTCAAAGCTTGCATGCTATGATCCTCACCCCTACAGGGGAACTGCCATTGAGTATGCCACCGGCTGCGACATAGAttggaatgaaggaaagaatgtCACTTTGAGGACCGtcaagaagaaacagagacatCGCATCTGGGGAACAGTCCGAACTGTGACCGAAGATTTTCCGAAGGActctttcttcaatttcttctctCCTCATGGGATCAACTTAAATGGAGGGGATGAAAATGATGATTTTTTACTTGGTCATAATTTACGTACTTACATAATTCcaagatcagtgttatttttctcaggtGATGCACTTGAATCTCAGCAGGAGGGTGTAGTTAGGGAAGTAAATGATGAAATTTATGACAAAATTATTTATGATGATTGGATGGCTGCAATTGAGGAGGTTAAAGCTTGTTGCAAAAATCTCGAGGCATTGGTAGAAGACATTGATCGCTAA
- the LOC130867359 gene encoding signal recognition particle 19 kDa protein-like yields the protein MACTAWWSPANQDRFICIYPTYLNTKKTTAEGRQISISKENKMYSREWNRDIQYRGRVQVQLKQEDGSLRLVQFLSRKSVMLCVAEMITKLKTRTQKTGGADPSLQ from the exons ATGGCTTGCACAGCCTGGTGGTCCCCAGCCAACCAGGACAGGTTTATTTGCATTTACCCCACTTATTTAAATACTAAGAAGACCACAGCGGAGGGGAGGCAGATTTCCATAAGTAAG GAAAACAAAATGTACTCCAGAGAGTGGAACCGTGATATTCAGTACAGAGGCAGAGTCCAGGTTCAGCTCAAACAGGAAGATGGCAGCCTCCGTCTTGTACAGTTCCTGTCACGTAAGTCAGTGATGCTGTGTGTAGCAGAAATGATAACTAAGCTAAAAACAAGGACACAAAAAACAGGAGGTGCTGACCCAAGTCTTCAGTAG